The Devosia sp. A16 genome includes a window with the following:
- a CDS encoding ABC transporter permease: MTPIRRSGGRTEIAVAGPWRLIWLKFVRHKVAVVAGVIILAMYLIGLFAEFLAPALPDAAKPQFTYAPPQDIALFVTAADGSFSFMPHVKGYKQTVDPASLKRTFTIDDDKVVPIGFFVKGPAYKLWGLIPMNLHLIGPLKSSDTMYLLGTDKLGRDLLSRLIYGTRVSMSIGLIGVAISLCLGVVLGSISGFYGGWVDLGIQRVIEVISSMPTIPLWLGLAAAVPLTWSPLQVYFVITLIVSLFGWTGLAREVRGRFFALRSDDFVTAARLDGSSERRLIFRHILPSLTSHILAVVTLALPTMIVAETALSFLGIGLKAPVVSWGVLLQEAQNVRTIATAPWLLIWPAGAVVLTVLAYNFLGDGLRDAADPYES; this comes from the coding sequence ATCACCCCGATCCGGCGGAGCGGCGGCAGGACCGAAATCGCCGTTGCCGGCCCCTGGCGGCTGATCTGGCTGAAATTCGTGCGCCACAAGGTGGCGGTGGTCGCCGGTGTGATCATCCTCGCAATGTACCTGATTGGGCTGTTCGCCGAGTTCCTCGCCCCGGCCCTGCCCGACGCGGCCAAGCCGCAATTCACCTATGCGCCGCCACAGGACATCGCCCTGTTCGTCACAGCGGCGGACGGCAGCTTCAGCTTCATGCCGCACGTCAAAGGGTACAAGCAGACGGTCGACCCCGCTTCGCTGAAACGGACCTTCACCATTGACGACGACAAGGTCGTGCCGATCGGCTTCTTCGTCAAAGGCCCGGCCTACAAGCTGTGGGGGCTCATCCCCATGAACCTGCACCTGATCGGGCCGCTCAAATCCAGCGACACCATGTACCTCTTGGGTACCGACAAGCTCGGGCGCGACCTGCTCAGCCGGCTGATCTACGGGACCCGCGTGTCGATGTCGATCGGCCTCATCGGCGTCGCCATCAGCCTCTGCCTCGGCGTGGTGCTCGGCTCGATCTCGGGGTTCTACGGCGGCTGGGTCGACCTCGGCATCCAGCGCGTCATCGAGGTGATCTCCTCGATGCCGACCATTCCGCTGTGGCTCGGGCTCGCCGCCGCGGTGCCGCTGACCTGGTCGCCACTACAGGTCTATTTCGTCATCACGCTGATCGTCTCGCTGTTCGGCTGGACCGGGCTGGCCCGCGAAGTGCGCGGCCGCTTCTTTGCGCTCCGAAGCGACGATTTCGTCACCGCGGCGCGGCTCGATGGCTCGAGCGAGCGCCGGCTGATCTTCCGGCATATCCTGCCTTCGCTCACCAGCCACATCCTCGCGGTGGTGACGCTGGCGTTGCCCACCATGATCGTTGCCGAGACGGCGCTGAGCTTTCTGGGCATCGGGCTCAAGGCGCCGGTGGTGAGCTGGGGCGTGCTGCTGCAGGAGGCGCAGAACGTGCGCACCATCGCCACCGCGCCGTGGCTGCTGATCTGGCCGGCCGGTGCCGTGGTGCTGACGGTCCTCGCCTACAACTTCCTCGGTGATGGCCTGCGCGATGCAGCCGACCCCTACGAGAGCTGA
- a CDS encoding alpha-amylase family protein has translation MLDTKAHSDHTLRTAQWYKSATRWTQLTLAEDDPLRFDPAFWIDVFKRTRSNATCLSAGGYIAYYPSKVPLHYVSKFIGDSDPFGTLVEGARRLGMHVMARVDPHAIHQDAADAHPEWIAVDRDGKPRRHWAFPEVWVTCAYSDYNFGFMPQVLEELTRDYDIDAIFANRWQGHGVCYCESCRTNFRAASGYELPRDANPEDPVWMAWAAWRRTVLTRLVVEWDAAMKRIKPHTSFIPNMGSVSLMEFDLEVIQRYCPFLCVDDQGRRGTEPIWMAGRNGKRMRATFPDRPAILITSIGPEEAYRWKDSVTTGPEMQAWIDNGTTQGLLPWFTKFNGVVPDNRWVEPVAQSFGLHAELEPVLTGLQPVAEVAILDPATTLRHHGQETRAEAEADDLGFYHALVEARIPFEMVSDQAMTPELLDRFKVLVLANSTCLSDEQIATLEAYVGRGGSIVAAHETSTRTALNQPRNAIGLGPLLGVSLAAPARGPVKNTYVAINGLHPISEGFDGANRIIGGTRLLAVDTLADAEVPFLYVPDFPDLPMEEVYPREAPRGAAVVARRHPSGGRTVYFPWNIGGIFKEVLAADHARLIGNAVRWALGKPLDVEVSGREVLDLAVRADTDGTAVVLHNLNNPMMMKGPIRSVFPAGPQVVSLAIPAGRRFAGAKLLVSGREAHSRLADGRVEIDVPWLETLEVVHVTWA, from the coding sequence ATGCTCGACACCAAGGCGCATAGTGACCACACCCTGAGGACGGCTCAGTGGTACAAGTCGGCGACCCGCTGGACGCAGCTGACGCTCGCCGAGGACGATCCGCTGCGCTTCGATCCGGCCTTCTGGATCGACGTGTTCAAGCGCACCCGCTCGAACGCCACCTGCCTCAGCGCCGGCGGCTACATCGCCTACTATCCGAGCAAGGTGCCGCTGCATTACGTCAGCAAGTTCATCGGCGACAGCGATCCGTTCGGCACGCTGGTCGAGGGCGCGCGGCGGCTGGGCATGCACGTGATGGCGCGGGTCGACCCGCACGCCATCCACCAGGATGCGGCCGATGCACACCCCGAATGGATCGCCGTCGACCGGGACGGCAAGCCGCGCCGCCACTGGGCCTTCCCCGAGGTGTGGGTCACCTGCGCCTATTCCGACTACAATTTCGGCTTCATGCCCCAGGTGCTCGAAGAGCTGACGCGCGACTACGATATCGACGCCATCTTCGCCAATCGCTGGCAGGGACATGGGGTGTGCTACTGCGAGAGCTGCCGGACCAACTTCCGCGCCGCCTCGGGCTACGAGTTGCCGCGCGACGCCAATCCCGAGGATCCGGTGTGGATGGCGTGGGCGGCGTGGCGGCGCACCGTGCTTACCCGGCTGGTGGTCGAGTGGGACGCGGCGATGAAGCGGATCAAGCCGCATACCAGCTTCATCCCGAACATGGGCTCGGTGTCGCTGATGGAGTTCGACCTCGAGGTCATCCAGCGCTATTGCCCGTTCCTGTGCGTCGACGACCAGGGCCGGCGCGGCACCGAGCCGATCTGGATGGCGGGCCGCAACGGCAAGCGCATGCGCGCCACCTTCCCCGATCGCCCGGCCATCCTCATTACCTCGATCGGCCCCGAAGAGGCCTATCGCTGGAAGGATTCGGTGACCACCGGGCCCGAGATGCAGGCCTGGATCGACAATGGCACCACGCAGGGCCTGCTGCCCTGGTTCACCAAGTTCAACGGCGTCGTTCCCGACAACCGCTGGGTTGAGCCGGTGGCCCAGAGCTTTGGCCTCCACGCCGAGCTCGAGCCGGTGCTGACGGGCTTGCAGCCGGTCGCCGAGGTAGCGATCCTCGACCCGGCGACGACGCTGCGCCACCACGGCCAGGAGACCCGCGCCGAGGCCGAGGCCGACGACCTGGGCTTCTATCACGCGCTGGTCGAGGCCCGCATTCCGTTCGAGATGGTCTCCGACCAGGCGATGACGCCGGAGCTGCTGGACCGTTTCAAGGTGCTGGTGCTGGCCAATTCGACCTGCCTCTCTGACGAACAGATCGCAACGCTCGAAGCCTATGTGGGGCGCGGCGGCAGCATCGTGGCGGCGCACGAAACCTCGACCCGCACGGCGCTCAACCAGCCGCGCAACGCCATCGGGCTCGGGCCGCTGCTCGGCGTCAGCCTCGCCGCGCCGGCGCGTGGGCCGGTCAAGAACACCTATGTCGCAATCAACGGCCTCCATCCGATCTCGGAGGGGTTCGACGGCGCCAACCGCATCATCGGCGGCACCCGGCTGCTGGCGGTCGATACCCTGGCCGATGCCGAGGTGCCGTTCCTCTATGTCCCCGATTTCCCCGATCTGCCGATGGAAGAGGTCTACCCGCGCGAAGCGCCGCGCGGCGCCGCTGTGGTGGCGCGCCGGCACCCCAGCGGCGGCCGCACCGTCTACTTCCCCTGGAATATCGGCGGCATCTTCAAGGAGGTGCTGGCGGCCGACCATGCACGGCTCATCGGCAATGCGGTGCGCTGGGCGCTCGGCAAGCCGCTCGATGTCGAGGTGAGCGGCCGCGAGGTGCTCGACCTCGCGGTGCGTGCCGACACCGACGGCACCGCCGTGGTGCTGCACAACCTCAACAACCCGATGATGATGAAGGGCCCGATCCGCAGCGTCTTTCCGGCCGGCCCGCAGGTGGTGAGCCTTGCGATCCCAGCAGGGCGGCGGTTCGCCGGCGCCAAGCTGCTGGTGTCCGGGCGCGAGGCGCACAGCCGGCTCGCCGACGGCCGGGTCGAGATCGACGTGCCGTGGCTCGAAACGCTCGAAGTCGTGCACGTGACCTGGGCCTGA
- a CDS encoding ABC transporter permease produces the protein MLRYILKRLVYMIPTLIGMSIIAFLIIQLPPGDYLTSMLASMADSGVNVDQAQIARYREIYGFDDPFLVQYWKWISGIVLRGDFGYSFEWNRPVWGLIAERLAPTLSVSVLALLFVWAVSLPIGIYSAMRRHSVGDYAFTLIGFIGLAIPNFIMALTLMYLAYRYMGQTVGGLFSREYVDAPWSWDKFVDLLAHLWIPIIVIGTNGTAALIRILRANLTDELNKPYVITAKAKGLPEYKVVLKYPVRIALNPFVSAIGWVLPELVSGVTITAIVLNLPMMGPLLLRALTVQDMYLAGSIILLLGVLTLIGMLISDILLAILDPRIRFN, from the coding sequence ATGCTGCGCTACATCCTCAAGCGGCTGGTCTACATGATCCCGACATTGATCGGGATGTCGATCATCGCCTTCCTGATCATCCAGCTGCCGCCGGGGGACTACCTCACCTCGATGCTGGCTTCGATGGCCGATAGCGGCGTCAACGTCGACCAGGCGCAGATCGCCCGCTACCGCGAGATCTACGGCTTCGACGACCCGTTCCTCGTGCAGTACTGGAAGTGGATCAGCGGCATCGTGCTGCGCGGCGACTTCGGCTACTCGTTCGAATGGAACCGGCCGGTCTGGGGGCTGATCGCCGAGCGGCTGGCGCCGACGCTGTCGGTGTCGGTGCTGGCGCTGCTGTTCGTATGGGCGGTGTCGCTGCCGATCGGCATCTATTCGGCGATGCGGCGGCATTCGGTGGGCGACTACGCCTTCACCCTCATCGGCTTCATCGGCCTCGCCATCCCCAATTTCATCATGGCGCTGACCCTGATGTACCTCGCCTACCGCTATATGGGGCAGACGGTAGGTGGGTTGTTCTCGCGCGAATATGTCGACGCGCCGTGGAGCTGGGACAAGTTCGTCGACCTTTTGGCGCACCTCTGGATCCCGATCATCGTCATCGGCACCAACGGCACGGCGGCACTGATCCGGATTCTGCGCGCCAACCTCACCGACGAACTCAACAAGCCCTACGTCATCACCGCCAAGGCCAAGGGCCTGCCCGAGTACAAGGTGGTGCTGAAGTACCCGGTGCGCATCGCGCTCAACCCGTTCGTCTCGGCAATCGGCTGGGTGCTGCCCGAACTGGTCTCCGGCGTCACCATCACGGCGATCGTCCTCAACCTGCCGATGATGGGCCCGCTGCTGCTGCGCGCCCTGACCGTGCAGGACATGTATCTCGCCGGCTCGATCATCCTGCTGCTCGGCGTGCTGACCCTGATCGGCATGCTGATCTCGGACATCCTCCTCGCCATCCTCGACCCACGGATCCGTTTCAATTGA
- a CDS encoding ABC transporter ATP-binding protein: MADDDVILSVDNLSIDFNLRTHVLHAVRQVSFQLRRGKTLCLVGESGSGKSVTARALLHIIDKNGAITEGRILLRGGGSETDIVPLSERSPELLSIRGGRIGLIFQEPMSSLSPVHTIGSQIVEALRLHQAMNKAEARAATIELLRQVEIPNPDKMIDRYTFEFSGGMRQRAMIAISLACDPDILIADEPTTALDVTTQAEILDLIKRLQVSRGMAMLLITHDMGVVAEVADEVAVMRYGQIVEAGSVDEIFHDARHSYTRQLLASTVRLEQNPRALTRPATAAAPADKPVLSVRELTKFYGGGGGLFGGSSYAIRAVDTVSLDLAPGENLGIVGESGSGKTTLGRLILRTVEPTSGSIVYNDREGRPIEVTGLGKRELRGYHRDVRLVFQDPFASLNPRLTVKDVIGDPLFVAGLARGAALERRVGELMELVGLDPQAMERYPHAFSGGQRQRIGIARALALDPRVIIADEATAALDVSIRSQILDLLLDIQKRLSLSFVFISHDISVVRYFCDRVAVMHRGKVVELGTAEQICTAPAEAYTKALISAVPHPDPRHKRMLHRTRFTAEATP, from the coding sequence ATGGCAGACGACGACGTGATCCTCTCGGTCGACAACCTCAGCATCGACTTCAACCTCAGGACGCACGTGCTGCACGCGGTGCGCCAGGTGAGTTTCCAACTCCGTCGCGGCAAGACGCTCTGCCTCGTGGGAGAGAGCGGCTCGGGCAAATCGGTCACCGCGCGAGCCCTGCTGCATATCATCGACAAGAACGGCGCCATCACCGAGGGCCGCATCCTGCTGCGCGGCGGCGGGAGCGAGACCGACATCGTGCCGCTCAGCGAGCGTAGTCCCGAATTGCTGTCGATCCGCGGCGGCCGCATCGGGCTGATCTTCCAGGAGCCGATGAGCTCGCTGTCGCCGGTGCATACCATCGGCAGCCAGATCGTCGAGGCCTTGCGCCTGCACCAGGCGATGAACAAGGCCGAGGCCCGGGCAGCGACCATCGAGCTGTTGCGACAGGTCGAGATTCCAAATCCCGACAAGATGATCGACCGCTACACCTTCGAGTTCTCGGGCGGCATGCGGCAGCGCGCCATGATCGCCATTTCGCTGGCCTGCGATCCCGACATCCTGATCGCCGACGAGCCGACCACCGCGCTCGACGTCACCACCCAGGCCGAGATCCTCGACCTGATCAAGCGGCTGCAGGTGAGCCGCGGCATGGCCATGCTGCTGATCACCCACGACATGGGGGTGGTCGCCGAGGTGGCAGACGAGGTGGCGGTGATGCGCTATGGCCAGATCGTCGAAGCCGGCAGCGTCGACGAGATCTTCCACGATGCCCGCCACTCCTACACCCGGCAGTTGCTCGCTTCGACCGTACGGCTCGAGCAGAACCCGCGCGCCCTGACCCGCCCGGCCACCGCGGCCGCGCCGGCCGACAAGCCGGTGCTCTCGGTGCGCGAGCTCACCAAGTTCTATGGCGGCGGTGGCGGCCTGTTCGGCGGCAGCAGCTACGCCATCCGGGCCGTCGACACTGTCAGCCTCGACCTCGCTCCGGGCGAGAACCTCGGCATCGTCGGCGAGAGCGGCTCGGGCAAGACCACGCTCGGCCGGCTGATCCTCAGAACCGTCGAGCCGACCTCCGGCAGCATCGTCTACAATGACCGCGAGGGGCGCCCCATCGAAGTGACCGGGCTCGGCAAGCGCGAGTTGCGCGGCTACCATCGCGACGTGCGGCTGGTGTTCCAGGATCCGTTCGCCTCGCTCAATCCGCGGCTCACCGTCAAGGACGTGATCGGCGACCCGCTGTTCGTCGCCGGGCTGGCGCGGGGCGCCGCGCTGGAGCGCCGGGTGGGCGAACTGATGGAACTGGTCGGGCTCGATCCGCAGGCGATGGAGCGCTATCCGCACGCCTTCTCGGGCGGGCAGCGCCAGCGCATCGGCATCGCAAGGGCGCTGGCGCTCGACCCGCGCGTCATCATCGCCGACGAGGCGACGGCGGCGCTCGACGTGTCGATCCGCAGCCAGATCCTCGACCTGCTGCTCGATATCCAGAAGCGGCTCAGCCTCAGCTTCGTCTTCATCAGCCACGACATCTCGGTGGTGCGCTATTTCTGCGACCGGGTGGCGGTGATGCATCGCGGCAAAGTGGTGGAACTGGGCACCGCCGAACAGATCTGCACCGCCCCGGCCGAGGCCTATACCAAAGCCCTGATCTCGGCCGTGCCCCACCCCGATCCGCGCCACAAGCGCATGCTGCACCGTACGCGATTTACAGCCGAGGCCACGCCGTGA